One genomic region from Rosa rugosa chromosome 1, drRosRugo1.1, whole genome shotgun sequence encodes:
- the LOC133726913 gene encoding uncharacterized protein LOC133726913 isoform X2, whose protein sequence is MEKKRLWVPTIVAQVCLCFGLYLAFQLGQPQNSVNLHRRSESRDLYFISVRGGFRPLKQQTHLLKRMEKVAKKYKAKFVVDISDLGKDDPLMQNGTLHFSSLKVPWYTTTVSGRYGGGYFQKQIRLPYEKTLDLIGVDTGSLEGKVLISGSSSEFGFNQLHWLTRTLEETSSDWCIVVGFHPLAKCEDSEEGMEAKQVFESLHHSFMKYEVNAYISERGCTSDVQQGTLSYIGNPGSTNALAFVNETSIFRSFILQNTAIPCMELTDGCIFMSSLFGFAGNLLC, encoded by the exons atggagaagaaacGTTTATGGGTTCCCACTATTGTGGCACAAGTGTGTCTCTGCTTTGGTCTCTACCTTGCTTTTCAACTGGGTCAGCCTCAGAACTCTGTGAACCTCCATAGAAGAAGTGAAAGCAGAGATCTTTACTTCATCAGCGTCAGAGGAGGCTTCAGACCTCTCAAGCAACAGACCCATCTTCTCAAACGG ATGGAGAAGGTGGCAAAGAAGTACAAGGCAAAGTTTGTAGTGGACATCAGTGATCTTGGGAAAGATGATCCGCTCATGCAGAAT gGTACCCTGCATTTCTCATCATTAAAGGTTCCCTGGTATACTACTACAGTTTCAGGCAGATATGGAGGGGGTTACTTCCAGAAGCAGATAAGACTACCTTACGAGAAAACCTTAGACCTCATTGGTGTGGATACTGGGTCATTAGAG GGGAAGGTTTTAATCTCGGGATCATCAAGTGAGTTTGgattcaatcagttacattggCTGACAAGGACACTAGAGGAAACCAGTAGTGACTG GTGCATAGTTGTTGGATTCCACCCATTGGCTAAATGTGAAGATAGTGAAGAGGGAATGGAAGCAAAGCAAGTCTTTGAGTCTCTACATCATAGTTTTATGAAATATGAAGTG AATGCATATATAAGTGAGCGGGGTTGCACTAGCGATGTCCAACAAGGTACTCTGAGCTACATTGGGAACCCGGGCTCAACAAATGCACTAGCTTTTGTAAATGAGACATCAATATTTAGGAG TTTTATCTTACAAAACACCGCAATCCCTTGTATGGAGTTAACAGACGGATGCATTTTTATGTCTTCACTTTTCGGGTTTGCAGGTAACCTACTTTGTTAG
- the LOC133726913 gene encoding uncharacterized protein LOC133726913 isoform X1, which translates to MEKKRLWVPTIVAQVCLCFGLYLAFQLGQPQNSVNLHRRSESRDLYFISVRGGFRPLKQQTHLLKRMEKVAKKYKAKFVVDISDLGKDDPLMQNGTLHFSSLKVPWYTTTVSGRYGGGYFQKQIRLPYEKTLDLIGVDTGSLEGKVLISGSSSEFGFNQLHWLTRTLEETSSDWCIVVGFHPLAKCEDSEEGMEAKQVFESLHHSFMKYEVNAYISERGCTSDVQQGTLSYIGNPGSTNALAFVNETSIFRRELEVEFLLHRVSSLEIVTYFVSLSGEVVHKSVLHQKGKAVM; encoded by the exons atggagaagaaacGTTTATGGGTTCCCACTATTGTGGCACAAGTGTGTCTCTGCTTTGGTCTCTACCTTGCTTTTCAACTGGGTCAGCCTCAGAACTCTGTGAACCTCCATAGAAGAAGTGAAAGCAGAGATCTTTACTTCATCAGCGTCAGAGGAGGCTTCAGACCTCTCAAGCAACAGACCCATCTTCTCAAACGG ATGGAGAAGGTGGCAAAGAAGTACAAGGCAAAGTTTGTAGTGGACATCAGTGATCTTGGGAAAGATGATCCGCTCATGCAGAAT gGTACCCTGCATTTCTCATCATTAAAGGTTCCCTGGTATACTACTACAGTTTCAGGCAGATATGGAGGGGGTTACTTCCAGAAGCAGATAAGACTACCTTACGAGAAAACCTTAGACCTCATTGGTGTGGATACTGGGTCATTAGAG GGGAAGGTTTTAATCTCGGGATCATCAAGTGAGTTTGgattcaatcagttacattggCTGACAAGGACACTAGAGGAAACCAGTAGTGACTG GTGCATAGTTGTTGGATTCCACCCATTGGCTAAATGTGAAGATAGTGAAGAGGGAATGGAAGCAAAGCAAGTCTTTGAGTCTCTACATCATAGTTTTATGAAATATGAAGTG AATGCATATATAAGTGAGCGGGGTTGCACTAGCGATGTCCAACAAGGTACTCTGAGCTACATTGGGAACCCGGGCTCAACAAATGCACTAGCTTTTGTAAATGAGACATCAATATTTAGGAG AGAACTGGAGGTCGAGTTTCTCCTTCACAGAGTCAGCTCGCTAGAAATT GTAACCTACTTTGTTAGCTTGAGTGGGGAAGTAGTGCATAAATCTGTACTCCATCAGAAGGGTAAAGCAGTCATGTAA
- the LOC133726913 gene encoding uncharacterized protein LOC133726913 isoform X3, with protein MEKKRLWVPTIVAQVCLCFGLYLAFQLGQPQNSVNLHRRSESRDLYFISVRGGFRPLKQQTHLLKRMEKVAKKYKAKFVVDISDLGKDDPLMQNGTLHFSSLKVPWYTTTVSGRYGGGYFQKQIRLPYEKTLDLIGVDTGSLEGKVLISGSSSEFGFNQLHWLTRTLEETSSDWCIVVGFHPLAKCEDSEEGMEAKQVFESLHHSFMKYEVNAYISERGCTSDVQQGTLSYIGNPGSTNALAFVNETSIFRR; from the exons atggagaagaaacGTTTATGGGTTCCCACTATTGTGGCACAAGTGTGTCTCTGCTTTGGTCTCTACCTTGCTTTTCAACTGGGTCAGCCTCAGAACTCTGTGAACCTCCATAGAAGAAGTGAAAGCAGAGATCTTTACTTCATCAGCGTCAGAGGAGGCTTCAGACCTCTCAAGCAACAGACCCATCTTCTCAAACGG ATGGAGAAGGTGGCAAAGAAGTACAAGGCAAAGTTTGTAGTGGACATCAGTGATCTTGGGAAAGATGATCCGCTCATGCAGAAT gGTACCCTGCATTTCTCATCATTAAAGGTTCCCTGGTATACTACTACAGTTTCAGGCAGATATGGAGGGGGTTACTTCCAGAAGCAGATAAGACTACCTTACGAGAAAACCTTAGACCTCATTGGTGTGGATACTGGGTCATTAGAG GGGAAGGTTTTAATCTCGGGATCATCAAGTGAGTTTGgattcaatcagttacattggCTGACAAGGACACTAGAGGAAACCAGTAGTGACTG GTGCATAGTTGTTGGATTCCACCCATTGGCTAAATGTGAAGATAGTGAAGAGGGAATGGAAGCAAAGCAAGTCTTTGAGTCTCTACATCATAGTTTTATGAAATATGAAGTG AATGCATATATAAGTGAGCGGGGTTGCACTAGCGATGTCCAACAAGGTACTCTGAGCTACATTGGGAACCCGGGCTCAACAAATGCACTAGCTTTTGTAAATGAGACATCAATATTTAGGAG GTAA
- the LOC133726913 gene encoding uncharacterized protein LOC133726913 isoform X4, which produces MVLFALESSLHFKQKMEKVAKKYKAKFVVDISDLGKDDPLMQNGTLHFSSLKVPWYTTTVSGRYGGGYFQKQIRLPYEKTLDLIGVDTGSLEGKVLISGSSSEFGFNQLHWLTRTLEETSSDWCIVVGFHPLAKCEDSEEGMEAKQVFESLHHSFMKYEVNAYISERGCTSDVQQGTLSYIGNPGSTNALAFVNETSIFRRELEVEFLLHRVSSLEIVTYFVSLSGEVVHKSVLHQKGKAVM; this is translated from the exons ATGGTATTGTTTGCATTGGAATCTTCTTTGCACTTTAAACAAAAG ATGGAGAAGGTGGCAAAGAAGTACAAGGCAAAGTTTGTAGTGGACATCAGTGATCTTGGGAAAGATGATCCGCTCATGCAGAAT gGTACCCTGCATTTCTCATCATTAAAGGTTCCCTGGTATACTACTACAGTTTCAGGCAGATATGGAGGGGGTTACTTCCAGAAGCAGATAAGACTACCTTACGAGAAAACCTTAGACCTCATTGGTGTGGATACTGGGTCATTAGAG GGGAAGGTTTTAATCTCGGGATCATCAAGTGAGTTTGgattcaatcagttacattggCTGACAAGGACACTAGAGGAAACCAGTAGTGACTG GTGCATAGTTGTTGGATTCCACCCATTGGCTAAATGTGAAGATAGTGAAGAGGGAATGGAAGCAAAGCAAGTCTTTGAGTCTCTACATCATAGTTTTATGAAATATGAAGTG AATGCATATATAAGTGAGCGGGGTTGCACTAGCGATGTCCAACAAGGTACTCTGAGCTACATTGGGAACCCGGGCTCAACAAATGCACTAGCTTTTGTAAATGAGACATCAATATTTAGGAG AGAACTGGAGGTCGAGTTTCTCCTTCACAGAGTCAGCTCGCTAGAAATT GTAACCTACTTTGTTAGCTTGAGTGGGGAAGTAGTGCATAAATCTGTACTCCATCAGAAGGGTAAAGCAGTCATGTAA